Proteins encoded together in one Styela clava chromosome 12, kaStyClav1.hap1.2, whole genome shotgun sequence window:
- the LOC120330103 gene encoding uncharacterized protein LOC120330103, whose protein sequence is MKMDYTLLSVFLMFTSVSAQEKKSFEFEIGSFVIGFLIFSIFLVVPVWTIFKMQKKIKSMQKNAEVKVHNYETIEERATPPNNPVFQPTYSNVLQETAGYEQACFTTTIQTQEESAYENCNA, encoded by the exons ATGAAGATGGATTATACGCTTTTGTCGGTATTTCTCATGTTTACAAGTGTTTCAGCACAAG aaaaaaaatcgtTCGAGTTCGAAATCGGCAGTTTTGTGATTGGTTTTCTTATTTTTTCGATCTTCCTGGTAGTTCCAGTCTGGACCATAttcaaaatgcagaaaaaaatAAAGAGTATGCAGAAAAATGCAGAAGTAAAAGTACACAACTACGAAACTATTGAAGAAAGAG CAACTCCTCCTAACAACCCAGTATTTCAACCAACATATTCGAATGTGCTTCAAGAAACTGCCGGTTACGAACAAGCTTGTTTTACGACAACTATCCAAACACAGGAGGAATCAGCTTACGAAAATTGCAACGCCTAA
- the LOC120329695 gene encoding uncharacterized protein LOC120329695: MRYLVIVAVFGIFIVSLTEGCQGGSRRKRSVPTAPEVDTKLAAFFDDCLRRPASGIFESLRSVVDSVIRDSVWYKEVEDDVCSGNRDVAECWIYTLPFLMDTASTLYQPTAQCICDWAGTCWEPPKHPQKRSTLYSYKDTRDTPPPRKPKQKPLSTSLKQFSQCVDKNAKPFVRQYPSLRRISGKSISIFLRDHFTFCRSIPDFPYDQRNLFVLLYIDRVCPKSGPKSRWRSDTIGLYKEYSRRDGPLVRIVQQCHKPADPCKPNPCKNRGKCKNVGYDSYKCDCYYGYTGKHCESDPYSYRAGGYIDDKDCIDEASYCPLFNTCNQGIEKMCRMTCGLC, encoded by the exons ATGAGATATCTTGTTATCGTCGCAGTGTTCGGAATTTTTATTGTCAGTCTCACAGAAG GATGCCAAGGAGGATCCCGCAGAAAAAGATCTGTTCCAACTGCCCCAGAAGTTGATACAAAACTGGCAGCATTTTTTGATGATTGCTTGCGGAGACCAGCTTCtggtatatttgaatcactGAGAAGTGTGGTCGACAGTGTCATCAGAGACAGCGTTTGGTACAAAGAAGTTGAAGATGATGTTTGCTC TGGAAATCGCGATGTGGCGGAATGTTGGATTTATACTCTTCCATTTTTGATGGATACTGCCTCAACTCTATATCAACCAACAGCACAATGTATTTGTGACTGGGCTGGAACATGTTGGG AACCACCGAAGCATCCGCAGAAACGATCAACACTATACAGTTACAAAGATACAAGAGATACCCCACCACCAAGAAAACCAAAGCAAAAACCACTTTCGACTTCTCTTAAACAATTTTCGCAGTGTGTGGACAAAAACGCGAAACCTTTCGTCAGGCAGTACCCGTCGTTAAGAAGAATCAGTGGAAAATCGATTAGCATATTTTTGAGGGATCATTTTACATTTTGTCG GTCAATTCCCGATTTTCCTTATGATCAACGAAATCTTTTTGTACTGCTTTACATTGACCGCGTATGTCCAAAAAGCGGTCCAAAATCCAGATGGAGGTCTGACACAATAGGGTTGTACAAGGAATACTCAAGGCGAGACGGACCGCTGGTACGGATTGTTCAACAATGTCACAAACCAG CTGATCCATGTAAACCAAACCCGTGCAAAAATCGAGGAAAATGCAAAAATGTTGGATATGATTCATACAAGTGCGACTGTTACTATGGATATACCGGCAAGCATTGTGAATCAG ATCCCTATTCTTACCGGGCTGGAGGATATATCGATGATAAAGACTGCATTGATGAGGCCTCGTATTGTCCCCTCTTCAATACTTGCAATCAAGGCATCGAAAAAATGTGTAGAATGACTTGCGGACTGTGTTAG
- the LOC120329694 gene encoding putative 4-coumarate--CoA ligase 3 yields the protein MDKPSPYPDVVIPTEPIARLLLKRVKCYGDREALVDNTRGTSITFMQVYEQTRKCASALRKLGIKKGDVIAIGSSNRVEYAVVMLAAISCNAIPSPCNPLYQKGELIELFKISEPKIFFCESGNADVIKTLTENIPTIKSIFTFDKKEGFTSYADLIKDDGKDYPENEPIDVMKDVALLPYSSGTTGLPKAVMLTHYSLSSLFTILRSQVNLFVGDCFFMVIPMFHIFGFGTVVFTLFMGVKNVFEPRFGLESMLQAFEKHKVTHFTAVPPIMIALTLTPLFEKYDTSSLKQMLCGAAPVAPKLTEDMIKRYNIIVSQLYGLTEFAPISIANPVTYSYSSAGVISPNTIVKIIDVETGKELGPGEDGEIVAKGPQMMKGYMKNPESTNATIRSGWLHTGDIGHFDDAGMLWVVDRLKELIKCKGFQVAPAELEALLLKHPKIADVAVIGIPHPEAGEVPKAFVVKKDPSLTEEEVKNFVAGEVAKFKHLQGGVAFVEKIPKSPSGKILRREIRKQEFGK from the exons ATGGATAAGCCTAGTCCATATCCAGATGTTGTCATACCCACTGAGCCGATAGCAAGATTGTTGCTGAAACGTGTCAAATGCTACGGTGACAGAGAAGCTCTG GTCGATAATACCAGAGGAACATCTATCACCTTCATGCAAGTCTACGAACAGACAAGAAAATGTGCCAGCGCACTCCGTAAACTCGGGATCAAAAAAGGCGACGTTATCGCGATAGGTTCTTCTAACCGTGTCGAATATGCAGTTGTTATGTTAGCAGCGATTTCGTGCAATGCAATCCCATCACCTTGCAATCCATTGTACCAGAAAG GAGAACTCATTGAGCTGTTCAAGATCTCcgaaccaaaaatatttttctgtgaaTCAGGAAATGCAGATGTTATAAAGACATTGACTGAAAATATTCCGACTATTAAG AGCATTTTCACGTTCGATAAAAAGGAAGGTTTTACTTCATATGCTGACCTCATTAAAGACGACGGAAAAG ATTATCCTGAGAACGAACCCATAGATGTGATGAAAGATGTGGCGCTTTTGCCGTACTCAAGTGGAACAACTGGCCTCCCAAAAGCAGTCATGCTCACTCATTATTCACTTTCATCACTTTTTACAATACTTCG ATCACAAGTGAATCTTTTTGTGGGTGACTGCTTTTTTATGGTTATTCCGATGTTTCACATATTTGGATTCGGAACAGTTGTTTTCACCTTATTTATGGGCGTCAAAAACGTTTTTGAACCTAGATTTGGACTTGAATCTATGTTACAAGCCTTTGAGAAGCATAAG gtaACCCACTTCACCGCTGTCCCACCGATAATGATTGCTCTCACTTTGACTCCTTTGTTCGAGAAATACGATACCTCATCTCTGAAGCAAATGCTTTGTGGAGCGGCTCCGGTGGCGCCTAAACTCACCGAAGATATGATAAAACGATACAACATTATCGTATCTCAAT TGTATGGCTTGACGGAATTCGCGCCGATATCGATTGCCAATCCAGTGACGTATTCGTATTCATCAGCTGGGGTTATTTCACCCAATACCATTGTTAAG ATTATTGATGTTGAAACTGGAAAAGAACTAGGACCCGGCGAAGATGGAGAAATAGTTGCCAAGGGCCCACag ATGATGAAAGGGTATATGAAAAATCCAGAATCAACGAACGCAACAATACGTTCTGGCTGGCTTCATACTGGTGATATTGGTCATTTTGATGACGCCGGTATGCTATGGGTTGTGGATAGATTGAAGGAACTTATTAAATGCAAAGGTTTTCAG GTTGCACCAGCCGAGTTGGAAGCTTTACTTCTTAAACATCCAAAAATAGCTGATGTGGCAGTAATTGGAATTCCACACCCAGAAGCCGGAGAGGTACCCAAGGCATTCGTTGTGAAAAAAGATCCGTCTCTCACTGAAGAGGAAGTAAAGAATTTTGTTGCAG GTGAGGTAGCAAAATTCAAACATCTACAAGGAGGCGTGGCGTTCGTGGAAAAAATTCCAAAGTCACCCAGCGGAAAAATTCTTCGCAGAGAAATCAGAAAACAAGAATTCGGCAAATAA
- the LOC120330163 gene encoding RING finger protein 215-like → MNRNTICISTNLQFDDRIADRLNKNLMAALIALGLFIQNLEFASTTTEIYPRAYISVKAAESNSQEGLNTPSFVTEGIFLKSGVLKNVEGKLCKVNNNFLLNPNLSSEESNWIGIIYDEDIENLEHDDIEYDNRGNKIKLKNELNQDIKIRMKYLKDKIKKILLLGASALIIMVKNVHIAKEFDVKQVFSKPIVLLHGVENVTKILQLFSLRYDLFAKIQRSIPYYSLASTIGTVTLWATCGRSTSGTFNEWQGTVCIGRGMISGKAMDEYFSIMTWNAALLLFICSIVYIYIKLCRNGLGFENNDNEMSNEMLAKNILSQMSIEIYRSKGRTSGRKYKKRSDSMDEGGRKFDNPPEQCVICLDMFFPLQRLRVLPCKHSFHMNCIDRWLLLRQTCPMCKYNILDHVQTTSDA, encoded by the exons atgaACAGGAACACTATTTGTATATCAACAAACCTACAATTCGATGACCGTATTGCCGACAGGCTGAACAAAAACCTGATGGCTGCATTAATAGCTCTCGGTTTATTCATTCAAAACTTGGAATTTGCCTCAACCACAACTGAAATATATCCACGTGCATATATTTCTGTGAAAGCAGCAGAATCAAATAGTCAAGAAGGACTTAACACACCATCTTTTGTTACTGagggaatatttttaaaatctggtGTTTTGAAAAATGTAGAAGGAAAACTATGCAAG GTCAATAATAACTTTTTATTGAATCCTAACTTATCGTCAGAAGAAAGCAATTGGATTGGAATTATTTATGATGAAGATATTGAGAATCTGGAACATGATGACATTGAATACGATAATAgaggaaacaaaataaaattgaagaatgAGTTGAATCAAGATATTAAAATAAGGATGAAATATTTAAAggataaaatcaaaaaaattttgttgctTGGCgcatcagcattaattataatGGTGAAGAATGTTCATATTGCAAAGGAG TTTGATGTCAAACAAGTTTTTTCAAAGCCTATTGTACTTCTCCATGGTGTTGAGAATGTCACAAAAATTTTACAACTCTTCTCATTGAGGTACGATTTATTTGCAAAGATTCAGCGAAGCATTCCTTACTACAGTTTGGCT AGTACTATTGGAACGGTGACACTTTGGGCAACATGTGGCAGATCTACTAGCGGCACATTCAATGAATGGCAGGGCACAGTTTGTATTGGTCGAGGCATGATTTCGGGAAAAGCTATGGATGAATATTTCAGCATAATGACTTGGAATGCAGCATTACTTctatttatttgttcaattgtatacatctatataaaaTTATGTCGAAATGGATTGGGATTCGAAAATAATGACAATGAG ATGAGCAATGAAATGCTTGCCAAGAACATCCTTTCACAAATGAGTATTGAAATATATCGATCGAAGGGAAGGACTTCCggcagaaaatataaaaaacggTCCGATTCTATGGATGAGGGAGGGAGGAAATTTGATAATCCACCTGAGCAATGTGTTATTTGCCTTGATATGTTTTTTCCGTTACAACGATTGCGCGTTCTGCCTTGCAAACACTCATTTCATATGAATTGCATTGATCGGTGGCTTCTATTAAGACAGACCTGTCCGATGTGTAAATATAACATCCTCG ATCATGTTCAAACAACCAGTGATGCTTAG